Proteins co-encoded in one Montipora capricornis isolate CH-2021 chromosome 12, ASM3666992v2, whole genome shotgun sequence genomic window:
- the LOC138026386 gene encoding uncharacterized protein, giving the protein MAECGNGLIVVTRICLFVSVFQMLRRQTVESKSIPLDVSRIRINPLECYDRTKTCAKEATNGYCESNYHYMIDRCPWSCRFCRRVGGDTENCKDISKHCAKWVSKKECRTRPDYMAQNCKKSCEMCGPESDYNVTDKESSCSLWAKAGWCQANTDLLDKCPHSCQKYGVQGASSLEERYVTVNFGDTSSAKVPTFSDFMAPPPPPGGISPNSDINLLPPDLQVDLANEWWDSELYKLTKKQNEYVTHPEPRSLSLSLKQRNSKEENLTRNDTARIDNTNKKETIAGKKIALIDPTEEGEMLSVSASAPSPKAYDALLPKLFLSSGPSWTKQEKSEDTSYIPEGKQKIWKTQEEKGNDDFDNRGQEKEELPLLELEMQDEHSGMRNKDLEMSSSGSGLIVIEGGNDQLVMIASGENETYDQENAEKNATISLLASGSSEEIKDEDISGEANESSGDNPWGFANSISGSGADGMARKHRIPFYSSGSGQSRERVEIFSPEKSFSGSGDLQTLYTSSAFEDSTSGSDQYDYE; this is encoded by the exons ATGGCCGAGTGCGGAAATGGACTGATTGTCGTTACCAGAATTTGTCTCTTCGTTTCAG TGTTTCAGATGCTAAGAAGACAAACTGTTGAAAGCAAATCAATACCACTGGATGTATCTCGAA TTCGCATCAATCCGTTAGAGTGTTATGATCGCACCAAAACATGCGCGAAAGAAGCTACCAATGGTTACTGTGAATCCAACTATCACTACATGATTGACAGATGCCCCTGGAGTTGTCGATTCTGCAGACGAGTTGGAG GGGACACTGAAAACTGCAAAGACATCAGTAAACACTGTGCCAAATGGGTATCAAAAAAAGAGTGTAGGACTCGTCCTGACTATATGGCTCAGAACTGTAAAAAGAGCTGTGAGATGTGTGGCCCAG AAAGTGACTACAATGTCACTGATAAAGAGTCTTCTTGCTCTCTTTGGGCCAAAGCTGGATGGTGCCAGGCAAACACTGATCTCCTTGACAAATGCCCTCACAGCTGTCAAAAGTACGGTGTCCAGGGTGCTAGTTCTTTGGAGGAACGTTACGTTACTGTAAACTTTGGAGATACTTCTTCAGCAAAAGTACCAACATTCTCTGATTTCATGGCTCCACCACCACCTCCAGGAGGAATTAGTCCAAATTCAGACATTAACTTG CTCCCTCCAGACCTGCAAGTAGATTTAGCAAATGAATGGTGGGATTCAGAACTGTATAAGCTGACCAAAAAGCAGAATGAATATGTCACCCATCCAGAGCCAAGGTCTCTTTCGTTATcactaaaacaaagaaactcaaAGGAAGAAAATTTGACGAGGAACGATACTGCAAGGATAGATAacacaaacaagaaagaaaCCATTGCGGGAAAGAAGATTGCATTAATTG ATCCGACCGAAGAAGGAGAAATGCTGTCTGTTTCTGCATCTGCACCTTCCCCTAAGGCTTATGATGCTTTGCTTCCAAAACTGTTCTTGAGTAGTGGACCAAGCTGGACCAAGCAGGAGAAGTCTGAAGACACCAGCTACATACCAGAGGGAAAGCAGAAGATTTGGAAAACACAAGAAGAAAAGGGAAACGATGACTTCGACAACAGGGGGCAGGAAAAAGAAGAACTTCCACTCTTAGAGTTGGAGATGCAAGATGAGCATTCAGGAATGCGAAACAAGGACCTTGAGATGTCTTCTTCAGGAAGTGGTTTAATAGTGATTGAGGGAGGCAATGACCAGCTTGTGATGATAGCTTCTGGTGAAAACGAAACATACGACcaagaaaatgcagaaaaaaatgcaacaatttctCTTCTTGCATCAGGAAGTAGCGAGGAAATTAAAGACGAAGACATTTCTGGTGAGGCGAATGAGAGTAGCGGCGACAATCCATGGGGCTTCGCAAACAGTATATCGGGAAGCGGAGCAGACGGCATGGCAAGAAAGCATCGAATACCATTTTACAGTTCAGGAAGTGGCCAGTCTCGGGAAAGAGTTGAGATCTTTTCGCCTGAAAAGAGTTTTTCTGGAAGTGGAGATCTTCAGACTCTATACACAAGCAGTGCCTTTGAGGACAGCACATCTGGAAGTGATCAATATGATTACGAATGA
- the LOC138026094 gene encoding uncharacterized protein, translating to MNIPAFTAPTLSIGSTFDLNRARKGQDIFPSDIPTKTENVNSFSFRYKVVAENDEVKELLGVPFDLPLRIKANKVSVEGPGKYFTDIKTEEGKTEVLILMKCITVSKRIDHSAKPSEILKRRNVVDGLGTHYVRRVLYGGQMVASIKLSFPPTLTRPNMKGTVQGELPSKDLAKALSQQLNIMSSECEGASSISICYYTTEMPYQPLPTCNLQELITLLQAFRVHTINEGKEIPIEVELQPTETLIPSVKTYQPNRVLVKTLEEIENRFDDLRTADYLVKKYHEQNDGELEEDVKRFGQEVREVMKIYVDAISMLNVGGKESQFDDCFTAYESALDGYDEEGKFVQFWRNVLTKTKLPPGKDLSIVLIGQPGSGKSATAISIVGIAGKHIFKTTPWSTTTASSEFQFGCRIEERKIDVLDTPGVLKGELEKEVPKILSKYPNGFDAIVLVAKYGERLTAKDAKALQLLREFLGDKAKDHIILLLTYADQAEHETKEDRVTLSLDAYRELWLQTLPDWAQTFIEEIDERVIFFNNRLSPERNPDAYKTQLSQLIRAIDGIVKTTPPYLQTAESREDLTRKIKKATTKPTKSGRKSQQDGWEFLDVPGYDEPVTVAVGDTQHQDANTDGSLRERVFDFITTYCTIL from the exons ATGAATATTCCTGCGTTCACTGCCCCCACTTTGAGCATTGGCAGCACATTTGATTTAAACCGTGCAAGAAAAGGCCAAGATATTTTCCCATCGGATATCCCAACAAAGACTGAAAATGTCAACTCGTTTTCCTTCCGCTACAAAGTCGTCGCGGAAAACGACGAAGTCAAAGAATTATTGGGTGTACCCTTTGATCTGCCATTGAGGATCAAGGCAAACAAGGTATCTGTGGAAGGTCCAGGGAAATATTTCACCGACATTAAAACCGAGGAAGGAAAAACTGAAGTATTGATTCTCATGAAATGCATCACG GTCTCCAAGAGGATAGACCACTCAGCAAAGCCTAGTGAGATCCTGAAAAGACGAAATGTGGTTGATGGACTGGGTACCCATTATGTGAGGCGCGTCTTATATGGAGGTCAGATGGTGGCGAGTATCAAACTCAGTTTTCCACCAACCTTAACAAG ACCTAACATGAAAGGGACCGTACAGGGAGAATTGCCTTCTAAAGATTTGGCTAAGGCTTTGTCTCAACAACTGAATATTATGTCATCCGAGTGCGAAGGGGCATCCAGCATTTCCATTTGTTACTACACAACAGAAATGCCTTATCAGCCTTTACCGACTTGCAATCTTCAGGAGCTGATAACATTGTTACAGGCCTTCAGAGTACACACAATCAACGAAGGGAAAGAGATTCCTATTGAG GTGGAGCTTCAACCAACAGAGACATTGATACCATCTGTGAAAACATATCAGCCAAATCGGGTTCTGGTAAAAACATTGGAGGAAATAGAAAACCGCTTTGACGATCTTCGCACTGCTGACTACTTGGTAAAGAAGTACCATGAACAGAACGATGGCGAGTTGGAGGAAGACGTGAAGCGATTTGGTCAGGAAGTACGTGAAGTGATGAAAATCTACGTGGATGCCATCTCGATGTTAAACGTGGGTGGAAAGGAAAGCCAATTTGACGACTGCTTTACGGCTTATGAAAGCGCCTTGGACGGGTATGATGAGGAGGGAAAGTTTGTCCAATTCTGGAGAAACGTTCTGACGAAAACAAAG cTTCCACCAGGGAAAGATCTCAGTATTGTTTTGATCGGACAACCAGGAAGCGGAAAAAGTGCAACCGCAATCAGTATCGTTGGAATCGCTGGAAAGCACATCTTTAAAACAACTCCCTGGTCAACCACTACAGCGTCGTCAGAATTTCAGTTTGGGTGCAGAATAGAGGAGCGAAAGATTGACGTGTTGGACACCCCCGGAGTTCTAAAGGGAGAACTCGAAAAGGAGGTCCCTAAAATTCTCAGCAAGTACCCTAACGGATTCGACGCCATCGTCCTAGTAGCGAAGTATGGCGAAAGGCTGACTGCTAAAGATGCAAAAGCGTTGCAGTTACTGCGAGAATTTTTAGGTGACAAAGCTAAGGACCATATCATATTGCTTCTTACTTACGCAGACCAAGCTGAGCACGAGACTAAAGAAGACAGAGTCACATTGTCCCTTGACGCATACCGTGAGCTCTGGCTGCAAACTCTTCCAGACTGGGCTCAAACGTTTATCGAAGAAATAGATGAAAGAGTCATTTTCTTCAACAACCGATTGAGTCCAGAGAGAAACCCTGACGCTTACAAAACTCAACTGTCGCAGTTAATACGG GCAATAGATGGTATTGTCAAAACCACGCCACCCTACTTGCAGACCGCGGAATCTAGAGAAGACTTAACAAGGAAGATAAAGAAAGCCACAACAAAGCCAACTAAAAGCGGAAGGAAGTCTCAACAAGATGGCTGGGAGTTTTTGGATGTACCTGGTTATGATGAGCCAGTTACTGTGGCTGTGGGCGATACACAACACCAGGATGCGAATACAGACGGTTCTTTGCGGGAGAGAGTATTTGATTTTATCACCACATATTGCACGATCTTGTAA